From Desulfatiglans anilini DSM 4660:
TAGCTCTAAGCCACCAGGAAGCGGCAATTGTCATTGGCCAATCCTGCACACGACGCCTGCCTAAGGGAAAGCATCGCTATGATGCTCCAGAGAAAATCCCATAGGACGGTGAACATCTCCACGGGTGGGGATGCGGCCTTATCACATTGTGCTTATATGGCGAATTTGTTATGACAGGCAAGGGAGAGGGGTGGTTGCGGGCAGGCCTGAACGCTTCTGTCCTTAGAAAATGCTTTTTGTGCTCGAAAAGGGGCTGATAAGCGGTTGAAAGGGGCTTTTTTGCATGTTTTCTGTAAGTGTTGCAATCATTTATCTTGGTCCGACCCCATGAAGACAATATACGATTATGACATCGGCATTATCGGCGGGGGGGCGGCGGGGCTGACGGTGGCGTCGGGCGCGGCGCAGCTGGGTGCCAGGGCCCTCCTGATCGAAAAGGAAACCGTGCTGGGGGGCGACTGTCTCCATGTCGGTTGTGTGCCGAGCAAGACCCTGATACGCACCGCCCGGGCCTGTCACACCATGAAAAACGCGCAGGAATTCGGGCTTCCCGCGCTCGACCTACCACCGGTGGACTTTGCGAAGGTACGGGAAAGGATCCGGTCGGTGATCGCGGCCATCCAGAAGCACGACTCGGAGGAGCGGTTCTGCCGTCTCGGGGTCCGCGTGGTGTTCGGCGAACCCGCCTTCGTCGACGAGCATAGCGTCCGATTGGAGGGCGGAACCGTCTCGGCCAAAAACTGGGTCGTGGCCAGCGGCTCCTCGCCGCAAAGGCCCCCGGTGGAGGGGTTGGAAAAGACGCCCTGCATCACCAACAGGGAGGTCTTCTCCCTGGCTCGGCTCCCGGCATCCATGATCGTGCTGGGCGCCGGGCCCATTGCCGTGGAGATGGCCCAGGCCTTCAGCCGCCTTGGAACGAAGGTGTCCGTGGTCCAGCGGAGCGGACAGATCTTGAGCAAAGAAGACAAGGACATGGCCGACGGGATCATGAAGGTTCTGGCTGCTGAAGGCGTCGTCTTCCATCTCGAGGCCTCGGTGCTCGGGGTCAAGGATCTCGGGCAGGAAAGAGAAGTGCGCATCAGAACCAGGGAAGGCGCCGCCATGGCTCTGAAGGCGGAGCAGATCCTGGTCGCTATGGGGCGCGAACCGAACCTCAAGGGCCTCAACCTGGAAGGGATCGGCGTCTCGTTCGACCGGAAAGGCATCCAGACGGATGCGCGGATGCGAACCAGCCGGAAGCACATCTATGCGGCCGGGGATGTCACCGGGGCGTTTCAGTTCACCCACACGGCAGGCTACGAAGGGGGGATCATCGTGAGCAACGCGATTGTTCATCTCCCCCGGAAGGCCGACTACACGTTCATGCCCTGGTGCACCTACACGGACCCTGAACTGGCCGGCATCGGCATGAACGAAAAGGCGGCCGGAGAGGCCGGTCTGGAGTACGATGTCTTTACGGAGGTCTTCGAGGACAACGACAGAAGCCTTGCCGAAGGGGAGGCGGTCGGAAAGATCAAGATGCTGTTGGACAGGCATGAGAAGCCGATCGGGGTTCAGATCCTGGGGCCTCGGGCAGGGGAGCTGTTGAACGAGTGGGTCGCCGTGCTGAACGGAAAGGTAAAGCTTTCCACCCTGGGCTCCGCTGTCCATCCTTACCCGACCCTCGGGGAAATCAACAAACGGGTCGCGGGCGCCTATCTTTCACCCAAGATCTTCTCCGACAAGGTGAGGAAAGGACTGAAGTTTTTCTTCAACCTGAAAGGCAGGGCCTGCGGGCCGGGGGACGGGGCGTGAGGCCGCTCTTCAAGGCGCTCTTGTTCGCGGGGTTCATCGCTGCGGCGATCTATGTGGTGCGCTTCACGCCGGTGAAGGGGTTTCTCACCGCCGATGCGCTCGGGCGGTTCCTGGACGGCGCCGGCCTGTGGGCACCCGTCGTCTATGTGGCGGTTTACGCTGTCGGGGTGTGCCTGTTCGTTCCCGGCACCCTTCTCACCGGCCTCGGTGCGGCGGTCTTCGGTCCTTACTGGGGGTTTTTCTATGTGTGGATCGGCGCGATGCTGGGTGCGAGTGCAGCCTTTGTCATCGGCCGGACACTGGGCAGGGAGTTTGCCGCCTCGCTCATCGGAGACCGGCTGAAGAAATATGACGA
This genomic window contains:
- a CDS encoding dihydrolipoyl dehydrogenase family protein translates to MKTIYDYDIGIIGGGAAGLTVASGAAQLGARALLIEKETVLGGDCLHVGCVPSKTLIRTARACHTMKNAQEFGLPALDLPPVDFAKVRERIRSVIAAIQKHDSEERFCRLGVRVVFGEPAFVDEHSVRLEGGTVSAKNWVVASGSSPQRPPVEGLEKTPCITNREVFSLARLPASMIVLGAGPIAVEMAQAFSRLGTKVSVVQRSGQILSKEDKDMADGIMKVLAAEGVVFHLEASVLGVKDLGQEREVRIRTREGAAMALKAEQILVAMGREPNLKGLNLEGIGVSFDRKGIQTDARMRTSRKHIYAAGDVTGAFQFTHTAGYEGGIIVSNAIVHLPRKADYTFMPWCTYTDPELAGIGMNEKAAGEAGLEYDVFTEVFEDNDRSLAEGEAVGKIKMLLDRHEKPIGVQILGPRAGELLNEWVAVLNGKVKLSTLGSAVHPYPTLGEINKRVAGAYLSPKIFSDKVRKGLKFFFNLKGRACGPGDGA
- a CDS encoding TVP38/TMEM64 family protein produces the protein MRPLFKALLFAGFIAAAIYVVRFTPVKGFLTADALGRFLDGAGLWAPVVYVAVYAVGVCLFVPGTLLTGLGAAVFGPYWGFFYVWIGAMLGASAAFVIGRTLGREFAASLIGDRLKKYDDAIEQNGFATVLYLRLVYFPFTPMNFGMGLTKVRFRDYVAGTGLGIIVGTFIFTFFIGTVKEVWASGNWGELLSFKVYFSVGLFVFSFFIPKIIRKIRREAGL